A single window of Leishmania panamensis strain MHOM/PA/94/PSC-1 chromosome 35 sequence DNA harbors:
- a CDS encoding hypothetical protein (TriTrypDB/GeneDB-style sysID: LpmP.35.3570) — MVFIVVKGTSYPDEFTVERALTDVLSSSEQSSRGTADLSSPPSVYMSSSRDTIVPAIAHILNKRHHVRLMLMSAQELVTLWPQQQRRFDDTANTEARENHELDEVVGRYQALIDELNRRLKDTKAPVSANEFDNAELELRTFATALYPSLCTHANGSEAAVEQLYAKYEDPDLDEDTRLVVYHCRVLLDSEWKANERVKEDEAALWFCGKPMEATLAKYCGRNEKSKVIVKVAPRKGPAPSCEPRMRYEDQRALYHAMCQRRETYKQLDDSELRDRVVRQSRGAEHLLLGATAAASSLSTGTPIPPSSASGTSNAAALRTDGLRPIFSRKEERELPIS, encoded by the coding sequence ATGGTGTTCATCGTTGTGAAGGGGACTAGCTACCCGGATGAGTTCACAGTGGAGCGTGCGCTGACAGACGTGCTCTCCTCGTCGGAGCAGTCGTCGCGGGGAACCGCAGACCTCAGCTCCCCACCTTCTGTGTATATGTCTTCTTCTAGAGACACCATTGTACCAGCCATTGCGCACATCCTTAATAAGCGCCATCATGTGCGTCTGATGCTTATGTCAGCCCAGGAGCTGGTCACGCTGtggcctcagcagcagcgtcgcttcGATGACACAGCTAACACAGAGGCAAGGGAGAACCACGAGTTGGACGAAGTCGTAGGGCGCTATCAAGCTCTCATCGATGAACTCAACAGACGACTCAAGGACACAAAGGCTCCAGTGTCAGCAAACGAGTTCGACAACGCGGAGCTCGAGCTGCGCACGTTCGCCACGGCCCTgtacccctctctctgcacccaCGCGAACGGATCTGAGGCcgcagtggagcagctgtACGCGAAGTATGAAGACCCTGACCTAGACGAAGATACGCGCTTGGTCGTGTATCACTGTCGTGTCCTTCTCGATTCCGAGTGGAAGGCGAATGAGCGAGTCAAGGAGGACGAAGCGGCACTGTGGTTCTGCGGAAAGCCGATGGAGGCAACGCTGGCCAAGTACTGTGGGCGgaacgaaaagagcaaagTTATTGTTAAAGTAGCGCCGCGGAAGGGGCCGGCCCCGAGTTGTGAGCCACGCATGCGTTACGAAGATCAGCGCGCGCTCTACCACGCGATGTGCCAGCGGCGCGAAACGTACAAGCAGCTGGATGActcggagctgcgcgaccgTGTCGTCCGGCAGTCACGGGGCGCGGAACACTTACTGTTGGGTGCGACAGCGGCTGCCAGCAGCCTCAGCACAGGGACGCCGATACCGCCATCGTCGGCCTCTGGAACTTCCAacgcggcggcactgcgcaCAGATGGACTGCGTCCTATCTTCTCCCGCAAGGAAGAGCGTGAGCTGCCCATCTCTTGA